In one Kitasatospora cineracea genomic region, the following are encoded:
- a CDS encoding phosphatase PAP2 family protein, with protein MHQSTDPGSRAPAGRSAARPRVQRPRVLRCAWPALAGALAFALLLVLVRTGWGPLARLDQGWVSVLHRYALRHPVWTAAMQTLADLGAPWVMRALLGAVAVWLWALGARVLAGWAVAATLLGWAATGVGRALAGRPRPHFADPVAVGSGLSFPSGHALASAVTCGALLVLAWPRTERPVRVAAAGAAALAVLAVGWTRIALGVHWPSDVPAGWAAAAVALAGPALAVELWLPGRFGRDVRLLRRRARPRVQRVLAPPLPPVESATERDPGRS; from the coding sequence ATGCACCAGTCCACCGACCCCGGCTCCCGGGCGCCCGCCGGGCGCTCCGCGGCCCGTCCCCGGGTACAACGCCCGAGGGTGCTCCGTTGTGCCTGGCCGGCGCTCGCGGGTGCGCTGGCGTTCGCCCTGCTGCTGGTGCTGGTGAGGACCGGCTGGGGGCCGCTGGCCCGGCTGGACCAGGGCTGGGTGTCGGTGCTGCACCGGTACGCGCTGCGCCACCCGGTGTGGACGGCCGCCATGCAGACGCTGGCCGACCTGGGCGCGCCCTGGGTGATGCGGGCGCTGCTCGGGGCGGTCGCGGTGTGGCTGTGGGCGCTGGGCGCCCGGGTGCTGGCGGGCTGGGCGGTGGCGGCGACGCTGCTGGGCTGGGCGGCGACCGGGGTCGGCCGGGCGCTGGCCGGGCGGCCCCGGCCGCACTTCGCCGACCCGGTGGCGGTCGGCTCCGGGCTGTCCTTCCCGTCCGGGCACGCGCTGGCCTCGGCGGTCACCTGCGGGGCGCTGCTGGTGCTGGCGTGGCCGCGGACGGAGCGGCCGGTGCGGGTGGCGGCGGCCGGTGCGGCGGCGCTGGCGGTGCTGGCGGTGGGCTGGACCAGGATCGCGCTGGGCGTGCACTGGCCGAGCGACGTGCCGGCCGGCTGGGCGGCGGCGGCGGTGGCGCTGGCCGGCCCGGCGCTGGCGGTGGAGCTGTGGCTTCCGGGCCGGTTCGGCCGGGACGTGCGGCTGCTGCGCCGGCGGGCCCGGCCCCGGGTGCAGCGGGTGCTGGCCCCGCCGCTGCCGCCGGTGGAGTCCGCCACGGAGCGCGATCCGGGCCGTTCCTGA
- the murJ gene encoding murein biosynthesis integral membrane protein MurJ, translating into MTMHTADGSGDPYQAQAQGAPYPPQGDPYHPDGARPQHDPYRQQGVPSYPPQGQPYPGQDQPTMQLGRIPAQAFEQFGPPPLPPRPVERPVPPPRAGEEPAAPKPAAGKPASSTGRNGLIMAMGSLASRALGFVRSAVIVAALATGPAGDAFSVANSLPNIVYMMLLGGVLASVFVPELVHAMQTHKDGGQAYSDRLLTLCGVILVVLTVGAWLFAPQIVDFYSGFDDPVQRELAITFARYCLPQILFYGVFTLLGQVLNARDRFGAMMWTPVLNNVVAIAVFGGYLAMGRHAYEANEVSSGDAMLLGLGSTLGIVVQAAALLPSLRSARFTYRPRFDWRGAGLTRPLRAAGWALALVVATQLSFAVITSLSTSAGTAAKDAGVLGGRGFTAYNNAYALFVVPQGVITVSLVTALLPGMARAATAGDYRKIGEDLAGVLRSSAAMVVTAAVLFFALGSQISMAAYGYGSGAHVHDDAMVVGLLLMAFAVGLPAFCAQYGLARGFYAMGDARTPFWLTLISTGTNAALCWVAYETLPLRYKVVGMAVAHTVAATLSAVVTGVALGRRLAKGAPPAAVPAPRRAGGGPDETMVLRTDAFAPGANATVDLGVRRRGSGLEGGRLVVLHLGLVVACVPGALAAHWLAGRFGAGLFGSLTGLAAGSLAVLVSLFVLARPLGVGASVAPFARKLRIPYPAPAPTSGKHRR; encoded by the coding sequence ATGACCATGCACACCGCGGACGGCTCCGGCGACCCGTACCAGGCACAGGCCCAGGGCGCCCCCTACCCGCCGCAGGGCGACCCGTACCACCCGGACGGCGCCCGACCGCAGCACGACCCGTACCGGCAGCAGGGCGTCCCGTCCTACCCGCCGCAGGGGCAGCCGTACCCCGGGCAGGACCAGCCGACCATGCAGCTGGGCCGGATCCCCGCCCAGGCGTTCGAGCAGTTCGGGCCGCCCCCGCTGCCGCCGCGGCCGGTGGAGCGGCCGGTGCCGCCGCCGCGGGCCGGCGAGGAGCCGGCCGCCCCGAAGCCCGCGGCCGGGAAGCCCGCCTCCTCCACCGGCCGCAACGGCCTGATCATGGCGATGGGTTCGCTGGCCTCCCGGGCGCTGGGCTTCGTGCGCAGCGCGGTGATCGTGGCGGCGCTGGCCACCGGCCCGGCCGGTGACGCGTTCAGCGTGGCGAACTCGCTGCCGAACATCGTCTACATGATGCTGCTCGGCGGCGTGCTGGCCTCGGTGTTCGTGCCGGAGCTGGTGCACGCGATGCAGACCCACAAGGACGGCGGCCAGGCGTACAGCGACCGGCTGCTCACCCTGTGCGGGGTGATCCTGGTGGTGCTGACGGTCGGCGCCTGGCTGTTCGCCCCGCAGATCGTCGACTTCTACTCGGGGTTCGACGACCCCGTGCAGCGCGAACTGGCGATCACCTTCGCCCGGTACTGCCTGCCGCAGATCCTCTTCTACGGCGTCTTCACCCTGCTCGGGCAGGTGCTGAACGCCCGCGACCGGTTCGGCGCCATGATGTGGACGCCGGTGCTGAACAACGTGGTCGCGATCGCCGTGTTCGGCGGCTACCTGGCGATGGGCAGGCACGCCTACGAGGCGAACGAGGTGAGCAGCGGGGACGCCATGCTGCTGGGCCTCGGCTCGACGCTGGGCATCGTGGTGCAGGCCGCCGCGCTGCTGCCCTCGCTGCGCTCGGCCCGCTTCACCTACCGCCCGCGCTTCGACTGGCGCGGCGCGGGCCTGACCCGGCCGCTGCGCGCGGCGGGCTGGGCGCTGGCCCTGGTGGTGGCCACCCAGCTGTCCTTCGCGGTGATCACCAGCCTGAGCACCAGCGCGGGCACCGCGGCGAAGGACGCGGGCGTCCTGGGCGGCCGGGGCTTCACCGCCTACAACAACGCCTACGCGCTGTTCGTGGTCCCGCAGGGCGTGATCACGGTGTCGCTGGTGACGGCGCTGCTGCCGGGCATGGCCCGGGCCGCGACGGCGGGCGACTACCGGAAGATCGGCGAGGACCTGGCGGGCGTGCTGCGCTCCTCGGCGGCGATGGTGGTCACCGCGGCGGTGCTGTTCTTCGCGCTGGGCTCGCAGATCTCGATGGCCGCGTACGGGTACGGCTCCGGGGCGCACGTGCACGACGACGCGATGGTGGTCGGCCTGCTGCTGATGGCCTTCGCGGTCGGCCTGCCCGCGTTCTGCGCCCAGTACGGCCTGGCCCGCGGCTTCTACGCGATGGGCGACGCCCGGACGCCGTTCTGGCTGACCCTGATCTCCACCGGCACCAACGCGGCGCTGTGCTGGGTGGCGTACGAGACGCTGCCGCTGCGCTACAAGGTGGTCGGCATGGCGGTGGCGCACACCGTGGCGGCCACCCTGTCGGCGGTGGTGACCGGCGTGGCGCTGGGCCGCCGGCTGGCGAAGGGCGCCCCCCCGGCGGCGGTGCCCGCACCGCGGCGGGCGGGCGGGGGCCCGGACGAGACGATGGTGCTGCGCACCGACGCCTTCGCGCCCGGGGCGAACGCCACCGTGGACCTGGGGGTGCGGCGGCGCGGCAGCGGGCTGGAGGGCGGCCGGCTGGTGGTGCTGCACCTGGGCCTGGTGGTGGCCTGCGTGCCGGGTGCGCTGGCCGCGCACTGGCTGGCGGGGCGGTTCGGCGCGGGCCTGTTCGGCAGTCTGACCGGCCTGG
- a CDS encoding sigma-70 family RNA polymerase sigma factor, whose translation MATRAVVRDRADRTRTARPTNLEADRDLVGMYLDEIARTPLLDAAEEVELSLRIEAGVFAQHLLDEEESLDGATTEELQAIADDAERAKDVFIRSNLRLVVAVARRYPRSGLPLLDLIQEGNAGLVRAVEKFDYSKGFKFSTYATWWIRQAITRSIADQSRTIRLPVHLVEELGRIRRVQREKAKELGREPEPAEIAAELDTTEQRVKDVLDWARDPVSLNMSVDDEGETQFGDLVEDTGAVSPEDAVMVMLRREELDDLIGRLDDRTASIIRSRYGMEDGRERTLTEVGKQHGLTRERIRQIEKHALAELKKIADHAGFEAA comes from the coding sequence ATGGCCACCCGTGCCGTCGTACGCGACAGGGCCGATCGGACTCGCACCGCCCGCCCGACCAACCTCGAAGCCGACCGTGACCTGGTCGGCATGTACCTCGACGAGATCGCCAGGACGCCCCTGCTCGATGCCGCGGAGGAGGTCGAGCTGTCCCTGCGGATCGAGGCCGGGGTCTTCGCCCAGCACCTGCTCGACGAGGAGGAGTCCCTCGACGGCGCCACCACCGAGGAGCTGCAGGCGATAGCGGACGACGCCGAGCGCGCCAAGGACGTCTTCATCCGCTCCAACCTCCGCCTGGTCGTCGCGGTGGCCCGCCGCTACCCGCGCAGCGGCCTCCCGCTGCTCGACCTGATCCAGGAGGGCAACGCCGGCCTGGTCCGCGCCGTGGAGAAGTTCGACTACTCCAAGGGCTTCAAGTTCTCCACCTACGCGACGTGGTGGATCCGCCAGGCGATCACCCGCTCCATCGCCGACCAGTCCCGCACCATCCGCCTCCCCGTCCACCTGGTCGAGGAGCTCGGCCGGATCCGCCGGGTCCAGCGCGAGAAGGCCAAGGAACTGGGCCGCGAGCCCGAGCCCGCCGAGATCGCCGCCGAGCTGGACACCACCGAGCAGCGCGTCAAGGACGTGCTGGACTGGGCCCGGGACCCGGTCAGCCTCAACATGTCGGTCGACGACGAGGGCGAGACCCAGTTCGGAGACCTGGTGGAGGACACCGGCGCGGTCTCCCCGGAGGACGCGGTGATGGTGATGCTGCGCCGCGAGGAGCTGGACGACCTGATCGGCCGCCTCGACGACCGCACCGCCTCCATCATCCGCAGCCGCTACGGCATGGAGGACGGCCGCGAGCGCACGCTGACCGAGGTCGGCAAGCAGCACGGCCTGACCCGCGAGCGGATCCGCCAGATCGAGAAGCACGCCCTCGCCGAACTCAAGAAGATCGCCGACCACGCGGGCTTCGAGGCCGCCTGA